A stretch of the Vanacampus margaritifer isolate UIUO_Vmar chromosome 6, RoL_Vmar_1.0, whole genome shotgun sequence genome encodes the following:
- the man2c1 gene encoding alpha-mannosidase 2C1 isoform X2 produces the protein MSVFAMYHQPVLKNRRTLLERAEKFVSDIYFTDCNLRGRLYGDSHPLESLSSFMSSKRITFSEAQTHNFSPYKVGDIFGPTWWTCWFKAALKIPLTWKGKEVHLLWESDGEVMVWKDGKPVQGLTKEGEKTSYILSDCLTEEEGQSVTVYVELACNGLFGAGQGSMIAAPDPNRTFSVQKAELVVFNRDVRELLTDFEMLIDIVKELGESEQRSFQALFTVNEMVNVSDPADASSFSKAHALAHKFFSQRNGQSQHTVHAMGHCHIDSAWLWPYEETIRKCGRSWVTAIRLMEKNPEFVFTCSQAQQFEWVKRWYPGLFSEIQHYVKAGRFVPVGGTWVEMDGNLPSGESMVRQFLEGQRYFEQEFGKRCTEFWLPDTFGYSTQLPQIMQGCGISNFLTQKLSWNLVNAFPHSTFFWEGLDGSKVLTHFPPGNCYSMMGKVEDLVKTVKQNKDKGRANHSAVLFGFGDGGGGPTQLMLDRLRRVQDTDGLPKVHMSSPDKLFSQLWADSHLLCTWTGELFLELHNGTYTTQAKIKRGNRQCETLLHDVEMASSLAMCHSKTFQYPVATLRELWRLLLLNQFHDVIPGSCIEMVVEDALRYYEDISRSGAALLQDGLKALVSEGDATGVFNSLPWERLEVLQIQDGPSHHSLALVRVPSIGVSPIQDTKPVTPVSVTVQADGSILMENGIIRAVVNKDGTLASLCLITANREAIPDGFGGNQFVMFDDVPLYWDAWDVMDYHLQTRKPVVEVLRPAHVLSSHELRGRVGFTLRISHKSTLAQEMVMDAMCPYIQFKTQVDWAESHKFLKVEFPVRVHSPNATYDIQFGHLQRPTHRNTSWDWAKFEVEGTKVSRCQR, from the exons ATGTCTGTGTTTGCTATGTACCACCAGCCCGTGTTAAAGAACCGGCGCACGCTGTTGGAGAGAGCCGAGAAGTTCGTTTCTGATATTTATTTCACAGACTGCAACCTGCGAGGACG ACTATATGGAGACTCTCACCCCCTGGAATCCCTCAGCTCGTTTATGTCCTCCAAACGGATAACATTCTCAGAAGCACAAACGCACAATTTTAGCCCTTATAAAGTTGGTGATATTTTTGGACCAAC gtggtGGACGTGTTGGTTTAAAGCAGCCCTAAAAATCCCCTTGACCTGGAAAGGAAAAGAGGTCCATCTTCTATGGGAAAGTGATGGCGAGGTGATGGTTTGGAAGGATGGAAAACCAGTTCAG GGTCTGACTAAAGAAGGTGAAAAGACAAGTTACATCCTTTCTGACTGTCTCACAGAGGAGGAGGGACAAAG tGTGACCGTCTATGTGGAGCTGGCCTGTAATGGCCTCTTTGGAGCCGGTCAAGGTTCTATGATTGCAGCTCCAGATCCAAACAGGACATTCTCCGTGCAGAAAGCCGAGCTGGTGGTATTTAACAGAGATGTCCGGGAACTGCTGACTGATTTTGAGATGCTGATTGACATCGTTAAG gAATTGGGCGAGAGCGAGCAGCGCAGCTTCCAAGCGCTGTTCACCGTCAATGAAATGGTGAATGTGAGCGACCCGGCTGATGCCAGCTCCTTTTCCAAAGCGCACGCTCTGGCTCACAAGTTCTTCAGCCAGCGCAACGGCCAAAGCCAACATACCGTCCATGCCATGGGCCACTGCCACATAGACTCAG CTTGGCTGTGGCCTTACGAAGAAACCATTCGCAAATGTGGTCGGAGCTGGGTGACCGCAATCCGTCTCATGGAAAAGAACCCCGAATTTGTGTTCACTTGTTCTCAG GCTCAGCAGTTTGAGTGGGTCAAGCGCTGGTACCCGGGACTCTTCTCAGAGATTCAACATTACGTCAAGGCGGGACGGTTCGTCCCGGTCGGAGGGACGTGGGTGGAGATG GATGGCAATCTCCCCTCAGGAGAATCCATGGTCAGGCAGTTCCTGGAGGGCCAGCGTTATTTTGAGCAAGAATTTGGAAAGAGGTGCACAGAG TTCTGGCTTCCAGATACGTTTGGCTACTCGACCCAACTCCCTCAGATAATGCAGGGTTGCGGAATTTCCAATTTTTTAACACAGAAACTCAGTTGGAACCTCGTGAACGCCTTCCCT CATAGCACCTTTTTCTGGGAAGGACTTGATGGCTCCAAGGTCTTGACTCACTTCCCACCTGGAAATTGCTATTCAATGATGGGCAAGGTTGAAGAC CTTGTAAAAACCGTCAAGCAAAACAAGGACAAAGGTCGCGCCAACCACAGCGCCGTTTTATTTGGATTCGGCGACGGGGGCGGCGGCCCCACGCAGTTGATGCTGGATCGACTCAGACGGGTCCAGGACACAGATGGACTTCCCAA GGTTCACATGTCCAGTCCTGACAAGCTCTTCTCTCAGCTTTGGGCTGACTCACACCTGCTGTGCACTTGGACCGGCGAACTTTTCCTAGAGCTGCACAACGGCACGTACACCACACAGGCAAAA ATCAAGCGAGGCAACCGGCAGTGTGAAACGCTCCTGCATGACGTCGAGATGGCCAGCAGCTTGGCAATGTGTCACAGTAAAACTTTTCAGTATCCTGTGGCGACGCTGCGGGAACTCTGGAG GCTTTTACTGCTGAACCAGTTCCATGATGTCATCCCAGGCAGCTGTATAGAGATGGTTGTGGAGGATGCGTTGAGGTATTATGAAG ATATCAGCAGGAGCGGCGCTGCTCTCCTGCAAGATGGCCTCAAAGCCCTCGTGTCTGAGGGCGACGCCACAGGTGTCTTCAACTCTCTGCCCTGGGAGCGCCTTGAAGTCCTCCAGATCCAAGATGGCCCCAGTCACCACAGTTTAG CTCTGGTGAGAGTTCCTAGCATTGGTGTATCTCCTATTCAAGACACAAAGCCTGTGACTCCAGTCTCTGTCACTGTTcag GCTGACGGCAGCATCCTGATGGAAAACGGCATCATACGGGCCGTTGTCAACAAAGATGGCACACTGGCATCGTTGTGTTTGATCACTGCAAACAG GGAAGCCATTCCGGATGGCTTCGGCGGTAACCAGTTTGTCATGTTTGATGACGTTCCGCTCTACTGGGACGCTTGGGATGTAATGGATTACCATCTTCAAACAAG GAAGCCAGTGGTGGAGGTCCTGCGGCCGGCCCATGTGCTGTCATCGCATGAGCTCAGAGGAAGGGTGGGCTTCACGCTCAGGATCAGCCACAAAAGCACACTCGCGCAGGAGATGGTGATGGATGCCATGTGTCCTTACATTCAGTTCAAAACGCAG GTGGACTGGGCTGAGTCGCACAAGTTTCTGAAGGTTGAATTCCCAGTGCGAGTGCACAGCCCCAACGCTACGTATGACATCCAGTTCGGACATCTGCAGCGACCCACGCACAGGAATACATCATGGGACTGGGCCAAATTTGAA GTTGAGGGCACCAAAGTCTCCCGATGCCAACGCTGA
- the neil1 gene encoding endonuclease 8-like 1, translated as MPEGPELHLASLFVNTICEGVLFSGPVKKSDVSKSPEVVFACEAYRISAASRGKEVKLTLTPIKSDDKKAKEAQQPVDIVFRFGMSGFFRFTAEDELPKHAHLCFYSKEKPSKVLSYVDARRFGSWQPHGTWQPDRGPCIMFEYESFRENVVSHLSERAFDRPICEVLLNQKYFNGIGNYLRAEILYRSNIPPFVPARTVLEGLESEDPCEDEKPSKNDILNQKAATTARKITMKDERADLLRLCHTVPLEVVRLGGKGYDPEKADYSAFEAWLQCYYVDGMKSIRDHNGRTMWFKGDPGPMAPKDSKSPKAKKRMKKDEEHDYTSKKKGASTQSESTGKTKTVKKEVKVAKGKKDEPQKEATPPRTAKSLKVNMPQREHKSPASRRATTEPAEGSRRRSGRLPRQNVK; from the exons ATGCCCGAAGGACCCGAGCTGCACCTGGCCAGCCTCTTCGTAAATACAATTTGCGAGGGGGTGCTGTTTTCTGGCCCGGTCAAAAAGTCCGACGTCAGCAAGAGTCCTGAAGTGGTATTCGCCTGCGAGGCGTACCGCATCAGTGCCGCTTCCAGAGGGAAGGAAGTGAAACTCACGTTGACGCCAATTAAGAGTGATGACAAAAAGGCCAAAGAGGCACAGCAGCCCGTGGACATCGTCTTTCGCTTTGGCATGTCGGGCTTTTTCCGCTTCACCGCGGAGGACGAGCTGCCCAAACATGCCCATCTGTGTTTTTATTCCAAAGAAAAGCCCAGCAAAGTGCTCAGCTACGTGGACGCACGCAGGTTCGGCAGCTGGCAGCCGCACGGAACCTGGCAGCCCGACAGAGGACCCTGCATCATGTTTGAGTACGAAAGCTTCAG GGAGAACGTGGTGTCGCACCTGTCTGAGCGTGCCTTCGACAGGCCCATCTGTGAAGTCCTGCTCAATCAGAAGTACTTCAATGGCATCGGCAACTATCTCAGGGCGGAAATTCTTTACAG GTCAAACATCCCGCCTTTTGTGCCTGCCCGCACCGTACTTGAAGGCCTTGAGTCAGAGGACCCTTGTGAAGACGAGAAGCCTTCGAAGAATGACATTTTGAACCAAAAG GCTGCGACGACAGCTCGAAAGATCACAATGAAAGACGAGCGTGCCGACCTACTCCGGCTGTGCCACACGGTTCCCCTAGAGGTGGTCCGTTTAG GCGGGAAAGGCTACGACCCAGAGAAAGCCGACTACTCCGCATTTGAGGCCTGGCTGCAATGTTACTACGTAGACGGAATGAAATCGATACGTGACCACAATGGAAGGACGATGTGGTTCAAA GGTGATCCAGGCCCCATGGCTCCGAAAG ATTCTAAATCACCAAAGGCCAAAAAGAGAATGAAAAAAGATGAGGAACATGATTACACCAGCAAGAAAAAG GGTGCCAGCACACAATCCGAAAGCACAGGGAAGACAAAAACGGTCAAAAAGGAAGTCAAAGTGGCAAAAGGAAAAAAGGATgagcctcaaaaagaagccacacCCCCAAGAACTGCAAAATCCTTGAAAGTGAACATGCCACAACGTGAACACAAATCGCCTGCGAGTAGGAGGGCGACGACAGAGCCAGCAGAAG GTTCTCGGAGGCGTAGCGGGAGACTGCCAAGACAAAatgtcaagtaa
- the man2c1 gene encoding alpha-mannosidase 2C1 isoform X1 — MSVFAMYHQPVLKNRRTLLERAEKFVSDIYFTDCNLRGRLYGDSHPLESLSSFMSSKRITFSEAQTHNFSPYKVGDIFGPTWWTCWFKAALKIPLTWKGKEVHLLWESDGEVMVWKDGKPVQGLTKEGEKTSYILSDCLTEEEGQSVTVYVELACNGLFGAGQGSMIAAPDPNRTFSVQKAELVVFNRDVRELLTDFEMLIDIVKELGESEQRSFQALFTVNEMVNVSDPADASSFSKAHALAHKFFSQRNGQSQHTVHAMGHCHIDSAWLWPYEETIRKCGRSWVTAIRLMEKNPEFVFTCSQAQQFEWVKRWYPGLFSEIQHYVKAGRFVPVGGTWVEMDGNLPSGESMVRQFLEGQRYFEQEFGKRCTEFWLPDTFGYSTQLPQIMQGCGISNFLTQKLSWNLVNAFPHSTFFWEGLDGSKVLTHFPPGNCYSMMGKVEDLVKTVKQNKDKGRANHSAVLFGFGDGGGGPTQLMLDRLRRVQDTDGLPKVHMSSPDKLFSQLWADSHLLCTWTGELFLELHNGTYTTQAKIKRGNRQCETLLHDVEMASSLAMCHSKTFQYPVATLRELWRLLLLNQFHDVIPGSCIEMVVEDALRYYEDISRSGAALLQDGLKALVSEGDATGVFNSLPWERLEVLQIQDGPSHHSLALVRVPSIGVSPIQDTKPVTPVSVTVQADGSILMENGIIRAVVNKDGTLASLCLITANREAIPDGFGGNQFVMFDDVPLYWDAWDVMDYHLQTRKPVVEVLRPAHVLSSHELRGRVGFTLRISHKSTLAQEMVMDAMCPYIQFKTQVDWAESHKFLKVEFPVRVHSPNATYDIQFGHLQRPTHRNTSWDWAKFEVWGHKWADLSEHNFGVALLNDCKYGYSVHKNTMTLSLLRAPKSPDANADMGTHHFTYAIMPHTGSFQDAGVIQCAYNLNFPLRLTPCSADATPWSAFSVSPASVILETVKQAEDRKGALVVRLYEAHGGGVTATLHMMLPVKEAWHCNLLEQIDTAEPAHVTEDGITLHFSPFQVRSLLLVLHV, encoded by the exons ATGTCTGTGTTTGCTATGTACCACCAGCCCGTGTTAAAGAACCGGCGCACGCTGTTGGAGAGAGCCGAGAAGTTCGTTTCTGATATTTATTTCACAGACTGCAACCTGCGAGGACG ACTATATGGAGACTCTCACCCCCTGGAATCCCTCAGCTCGTTTATGTCCTCCAAACGGATAACATTCTCAGAAGCACAAACGCACAATTTTAGCCCTTATAAAGTTGGTGATATTTTTGGACCAAC gtggtGGACGTGTTGGTTTAAAGCAGCCCTAAAAATCCCCTTGACCTGGAAAGGAAAAGAGGTCCATCTTCTATGGGAAAGTGATGGCGAGGTGATGGTTTGGAAGGATGGAAAACCAGTTCAG GGTCTGACTAAAGAAGGTGAAAAGACAAGTTACATCCTTTCTGACTGTCTCACAGAGGAGGAGGGACAAAG tGTGACCGTCTATGTGGAGCTGGCCTGTAATGGCCTCTTTGGAGCCGGTCAAGGTTCTATGATTGCAGCTCCAGATCCAAACAGGACATTCTCCGTGCAGAAAGCCGAGCTGGTGGTATTTAACAGAGATGTCCGGGAACTGCTGACTGATTTTGAGATGCTGATTGACATCGTTAAG gAATTGGGCGAGAGCGAGCAGCGCAGCTTCCAAGCGCTGTTCACCGTCAATGAAATGGTGAATGTGAGCGACCCGGCTGATGCCAGCTCCTTTTCCAAAGCGCACGCTCTGGCTCACAAGTTCTTCAGCCAGCGCAACGGCCAAAGCCAACATACCGTCCATGCCATGGGCCACTGCCACATAGACTCAG CTTGGCTGTGGCCTTACGAAGAAACCATTCGCAAATGTGGTCGGAGCTGGGTGACCGCAATCCGTCTCATGGAAAAGAACCCCGAATTTGTGTTCACTTGTTCTCAG GCTCAGCAGTTTGAGTGGGTCAAGCGCTGGTACCCGGGACTCTTCTCAGAGATTCAACATTACGTCAAGGCGGGACGGTTCGTCCCGGTCGGAGGGACGTGGGTGGAGATG GATGGCAATCTCCCCTCAGGAGAATCCATGGTCAGGCAGTTCCTGGAGGGCCAGCGTTATTTTGAGCAAGAATTTGGAAAGAGGTGCACAGAG TTCTGGCTTCCAGATACGTTTGGCTACTCGACCCAACTCCCTCAGATAATGCAGGGTTGCGGAATTTCCAATTTTTTAACACAGAAACTCAGTTGGAACCTCGTGAACGCCTTCCCT CATAGCACCTTTTTCTGGGAAGGACTTGATGGCTCCAAGGTCTTGACTCACTTCCCACCTGGAAATTGCTATTCAATGATGGGCAAGGTTGAAGAC CTTGTAAAAACCGTCAAGCAAAACAAGGACAAAGGTCGCGCCAACCACAGCGCCGTTTTATTTGGATTCGGCGACGGGGGCGGCGGCCCCACGCAGTTGATGCTGGATCGACTCAGACGGGTCCAGGACACAGATGGACTTCCCAA GGTTCACATGTCCAGTCCTGACAAGCTCTTCTCTCAGCTTTGGGCTGACTCACACCTGCTGTGCACTTGGACCGGCGAACTTTTCCTAGAGCTGCACAACGGCACGTACACCACACAGGCAAAA ATCAAGCGAGGCAACCGGCAGTGTGAAACGCTCCTGCATGACGTCGAGATGGCCAGCAGCTTGGCAATGTGTCACAGTAAAACTTTTCAGTATCCTGTGGCGACGCTGCGGGAACTCTGGAG GCTTTTACTGCTGAACCAGTTCCATGATGTCATCCCAGGCAGCTGTATAGAGATGGTTGTGGAGGATGCGTTGAGGTATTATGAAG ATATCAGCAGGAGCGGCGCTGCTCTCCTGCAAGATGGCCTCAAAGCCCTCGTGTCTGAGGGCGACGCCACAGGTGTCTTCAACTCTCTGCCCTGGGAGCGCCTTGAAGTCCTCCAGATCCAAGATGGCCCCAGTCACCACAGTTTAG CTCTGGTGAGAGTTCCTAGCATTGGTGTATCTCCTATTCAAGACACAAAGCCTGTGACTCCAGTCTCTGTCACTGTTcag GCTGACGGCAGCATCCTGATGGAAAACGGCATCATACGGGCCGTTGTCAACAAAGATGGCACACTGGCATCGTTGTGTTTGATCACTGCAAACAG GGAAGCCATTCCGGATGGCTTCGGCGGTAACCAGTTTGTCATGTTTGATGACGTTCCGCTCTACTGGGACGCTTGGGATGTAATGGATTACCATCTTCAAACAAG GAAGCCAGTGGTGGAGGTCCTGCGGCCGGCCCATGTGCTGTCATCGCATGAGCTCAGAGGAAGGGTGGGCTTCACGCTCAGGATCAGCCACAAAAGCACACTCGCGCAGGAGATGGTGATGGATGCCATGTGTCCTTACATTCAGTTCAAAACGCAG GTGGACTGGGCTGAGTCGCACAAGTTTCTGAAGGTTGAATTCCCAGTGCGAGTGCACAGCCCCAACGCTACGTATGACATCCAGTTCGGACATCTGCAGCGACCCACGCACAGGAATACATCATGGGACTGGGCCAAATTTGAA GTTTGGGGTCACAAATGGGCCGATTTATCGGAGCACAATTTTGGAGTGGCTCTGCTCAATGACTGCAAATACGGCTATTCGGTCCATAAGAACACAATGACGCTCTCTTT GTTGAGGGCACCAAAGTCTCCCGATGCCAACGCTGATATGGGCACGCATCATTTCACCTATGCAATCATGCCACACACAG GGTCCTTCCAAGATGCCGGAGTCATCCAGTGCGCATACAACCTCAACTTCCCTCTGAGGCTAACGCCGTGTTCCGCAGACGCGACGCCGTGGAGTGCTTTTTCCGTCAGCCCTGCCAGCGTCATCCTCGAGACTGTTAAACAA GCTGAGGACAGGAAAGGAGCCCTCGTGGTCAGGCTGTACGAGGCTCACGGCGGCGGCGTGACCGCAACCCTCCACATGATGCTGCCCGTCAAGGAGGCCTGGCA ttGTAATCTTCTGGAGCAAATTGACACTGCTGAGCCAGCACATGTGACTGAAGATGGAATCACGCTTCACTTCAGCCCCTTTCAAGTCAGATCACTTCTGCTCGTCCTTCACGTATAA